Part of the Coffea eugenioides isolate CCC68of unplaced genomic scaffold, Ceug_1.0 ScVebR1_567;HRSCAF=1265, whole genome shotgun sequence genome is shown below.
ATAAGGTAAAATATGCaggtgtttttatttttatcttactTGTAACTCTTCTTTATGTCACTAAAATGAAAATGCTAAAGCAATGCAATATTTCAGTACAAGAAACGAAAGAGGGTTTCTGTTTATGGATTGTATTACACTTATTCTCTTCTTCCATTGATAGCCTTTACCCTATCTTTTTAGTGGATCCTAGTTATTTATGTGTACTGACATTGGATCTTAATACATAGGCCAAAAATCCCAGAAGTTCCAATATTAACTTTACTCCAATTTGAGTAACTacatagcaaaaaaaaaaaaaattgactaaacatgtccaaaatttgattttcaaaatCAGAGAAAGTGCTATGTTTATAGATCTTCAAGATAATACCTCACACAACAATTACGTAGAGATGATACGTGAACTAATCTAGTGTACATGAGACatgaaaaaatagttttgactaATAGCTGTCTTTGTTGCAGCTGTCAACTCAAGAAACATCAACAAATGTCATGTTCCACATTGAGTTCTACACTCAAGAGACATCTCTTGTCCAATGTTGTGGCATGCAACAATTTTGTGTTCATGAGAAAATACAATTCCAAAAGGACACTACTGATACTTGGTGAAATTTTTTCTGTAAAAGAAAGATGCTTTTAAATTCCGGATGTCTATACCAAGAAAATTCCACCAGAATTACTATCAATTCAGCGTTACTCTTTTGCTTTGGACATTGTAACAAACAAATAGAAAACATACAGAAATTGCCCATGAGAATGTGGTTAGTGAAGAAGCTGCCACAAAGACTCTTCTATTGTTTACTTATATCCAAGGGCTTACTTCCGAACCTTAGGCTTATTTGGATGTTTCCaagatgaaataaaaacaactataataGGCCAAATTCTGTTATTATCTGctatttttaataaaagaaacaagaattgCTGGCCATGCCGATATTTCTAATGAAGCAGTGTATCCCAATTCTTTAGTACTTTTTAATTAGCTGTGGTTAATTAACCACTCATCAACACCGAAAGTGTCAGGTTCAAGCAATATTGATAGTCATCAATTAAGCACTGCAATTGGTACGTACGCCTCCGTAGCTAATGGGATTAGTTTAAACTTTATGCACTCTAGTTATAGAAAATTGTATTGTGCTCCCCCACCAACTTCAACCTCCCACTCCCCTCAAATGAAAACTAACAAGAAAGCTAATTTGATAAAGAAAAATATACAATATTGAACTCAAACGAATGCATTTAACTGCAGTTATTTTCGAcgatttcttttttgtttatcaAAGATAAATTGCGTCAAGACTTCACTTAAAATTACATTCACCTCATACTTTTTTGGTATCATAGATAACCTCCTATTTTGCCTAGATTGATTCCAACGCTTATCATGTAGCTTTGcgagaaaattttgaatcatggaTACATAACCCTTTATACGTAAGACCTATTGCTGAAGAGTTACTTTAAAATAAAGTATGATCACCGTTAATATCTAATATGTAATCACTACTTGTGTTGAGAAAATTCAAGATTTCAATCTCTTAAACGTGCTAAGAGTTGTTTACAAATTTACCAATCCATGATTAGAACAATTTGTTTTCGACAACAATCATCTGAATTTGACTCCCATGCATCAAGTCTCTTCGAGTCCCTCAATGGATGAATTGTTGTATGTATATAATAATGCACATTATAATGTCTAACCACAGATAGACTAGCTTGCAGCAAATGTTCTGCCAAAAAGAAACTCATCATGCATTTTGGATCATTAATATTGAAGAGAACTAAAAAGGATTCATTGAGAGAACTAAAAAGGATTCATTGAAGTAAATTGTGTGTGAATtgcattcaaaactagaaaatatcGAAACTCAAAACCTTGACCTCCTCGAAGATCGcttaaaccataaaattaaAGCCTCTGCCAGCACCTTTATATTTGGCATTAACTGTCCCTAAAACCTCCAAATTAATTTAtattcattgaaaaatattgcaGAAATCTTTCAACTTGAGATattctccttctttttctccACTTGTAATTTTTAGCCCAACCAAATGGTACCACTGGTTGTACAAATTCACAATCATGAGTTAAGGCACATGCTGTCCTTACAAGGTCAAACTTGTTAACAAAACTGAAAGATTTGAATCTTTAACCCTTTAAAGGTCCACACCACAAACAGTAGCATAATCATACATACATGTGCAACAAGGAAAACTTGAACTACTTAGCTTTTTTCCATTCTTCTTCTTTGTTAatccattttctcttttctcctctaATTAAGGACTCCGTCCCAACCCTTAAAATAATACACCCTTCACATCAAGaaataaactatgcataaaaaTCAAATTACATGCCAAACGAAAATGGAGGGCATTATAGTCATTTTGTGCTCAAACAGAGTTTATATAAACTCCTTACAACTCTTCAAGAAACTCACTCTCCAACATTTGCGGTTTGCCACCAATATTTCCTAACCTCATACTACTATATACCATaacaattcaagaaaacaaacaaCGATGGATACTCATCAACGTCCTCTCATCCTCCTCACCaccttcctcctcctcctcctccaccacccCACCTCCACCCATTCCCTCACTGACCCCACCACCTACTCCACCCCGGCCGCCGCTCCCACCACCACCTCGGCTCCCACTCCCCCTGCCACCACCACCACTTACCCCACCAATAAAGACACCGAATTCATCCGTTCAAGCTGTGCATCCACCCGGTACCCCGACGAATGCTACAACTCCCTCTCGGGCTACGCCAGCGCCGTACAACAAAACCCTGCTCGGCTAGCGCGTGTAGCCATAGCCGTGAGCCTCTCCAGAGCCAGACTGGAAGCCACTTACTTCTCGAACTTATCGAAAGAAGCAGACTACGGGGCCGACCATCGAGTCTCAGCCGCTATTCACGACTGCTTCTCCACCTTCAGCGACGCTGTGGACCAGGTTCGCGGCTCGCTCAACCAGATGCGCCACCTCGTCCCGGCTGGCTCCAGCGAGACGTTTAGGTTTCAGATGAGTAACGTTCAGACGTGGATGAGTGCTGCCTTGACGAATGAGGACACGTGTACGGATGGATTTGATGGGGTTTCTGATGGGCCCACGAAGAAGGACGTCTTTGATCGTGTTCATAGAGCTGAGGCTGTTACCAGCAACGCGCTGGCTTTGGTCAATAGTTATGCCAATACAGTTGCAGCAGATTCGAACTTCCCGTGAGAATTTACTCTAGTGgagtaagaaaaaaaaattatgtgaaAGGACTGACTTTTTATTTATAGGTTTTTTATATGCAGAAAATTAGGGGTGAGTGAATTATTCTTGGTTTGTGAGCTGATTAAAAAGTGAGTTAGCTGTATATTATTTGCATGTAAGTGTAGTAATGCTATAGTATGAGTTTGTGGGATTTTGTTGTTATCttataaaagtaataaaagtgtTGGTCATAGAAATTTGACTTGAGAAGACACAAGAAATTAAAGGGGCAAAAGGGAAAGAATAATTTGGATTGtagttttttaacaaaaaattttatattttttataagcatatttttcaatcattttttcaaTTCACGTATGTCAAATCAAAtcgttttaatatattttttttataaaaatttcaaaaagtaGAAACCAAAATGGGAAAACAGAAAGCATTTGGCGAGCTAGAGTACATTTTTACTTGACGAGGTAGAGTCAAAAATTGTATCAATATTTTTTGTCTATGGGCAATGCTCTACTGCGTCTCTGTATTGCTCCACAAAACCCTGTAAAGGGAATATAATGATTACAACTAACTTGATGGACTAACTACCAGTTTGAAATAGAGAGAATTTGTCCACCTGTGCGTTCATATTGTGTGGACAGTAAATAGTCGAAAGGGGAGGGGACCCCCAGGCCTGTTAGTACTCGTTGTACCTTTTCAAGTTCAACCATATGTTCTTCCATAACAAAAGTTTTCCTCTGCTTTACCCATTTCTCGAGGCTCAAACCAATCATGGCAGCAACAAAGCATTTTGTATTACCTATTTTGAGATTTAGTTAGTGTTTGCACGGCACAAGATTTATCCTATTGTTAGGTTAAAGATGGCCAAACAGTCGGCAATTGCTAATATGATATACTCCTTGATGTGAAAGTATTTTGTGATTGTAACGATTACAGGGGAGGAGTAGAAGGGTTTAAATTCAAAACTTTTAATTTCTGTATTTAAACCTCTCTGTTCTCTTCACGCTGCATTCGTACGTGTTTTGATTTATTGACAAATAATGTTTGAGAGACATATGTATGTAGGTAAGACTGAGTCCTAGCAAATGAAAATATTTAGGGATTACTTTTTGCATAGTAGCCAAAGAACATAACCCCAAGCTCTATTTGGATCTTATTCTAATCACAAAAATGCGACTAACATTTAGTGAAATTATAACTAGAGAACTAACAAATCCCTTGTTCGGAAGGCTaaaattctttcattttttcatgTATTTATACTTGTTAGACACGTACTTCCACGACAATAGTAACAGCCTTATCATATGAAACTCTGTGAATTTATGCTCCACTCTTTTTACACCATAGATCAATGATTTGCCATGATTCGGCCATTTTCTACCTAGTTGGTGGCTTTAAGTTAATGAATATTTGAGGATCTTCTCCAACTAAGTAGTACGATTTTGCATTCGATcataaaaaggaagaaagaagggaaagatAATATTGTATGAGAAACATAAAAAGGTACATGTGTATGATTCATTGTCGGGGTAGTTTAGAAATCCTGTCTAAAGTAATCATGACTTTATTTTGATTAATCTAGAAATGAAATAGAGGTATTCAATTACTGTGCCAAAATGAGCATCGACTTTTAACTTGTGAAACTACagttttgttaaccaactttTGACCCAAAGAAGCAGCAGACACCACAATCCCAAGCGGGACCTAAGTCACTGACCACAAGTTTTTGTTGATTTCGCATTGGTAAATTGTTAATAGAGGTGCAATTTGCTGTTATTTGAGAAGTATCATTTCttgaataatattttctttatAATTTGAGTCATAATCACGGAATCAATTTAATCGGGTCTAACCAAGAAGAGACATGCATACTGGGTTGATCCATGTAATCTTGAATGTCAACAGGATCACGaatttcctttctctttttttttccaatttgacTATTactgatttaagaaaaatggatcatCAAACTGCTTAAAGTCTCCAGATGCGAGTTAACAATATGAAGTATAGCTGCTCCATTGGTGTTTGCATCCTCAACTAATCAACTTTGCTAGTAGTTTACATGGCTCTCTTGCACATTTCCAACAACAGAAACAAGAATTTAATCAGTTTCCCTGAAgggaaaataagaaattttctcatcttcatccaaaaattttcaccttttcTGGAAATAAAAGTTACCTCGCACTTTACATACCCTTGTTAACTTACTCCTCCAACTGCTTAATCTCTGCTATGAAATTAATAATTTCACTATTAGTTCGATCATATCGCATAATAGAAATGGCTCTTCATAATAGTCTGTTTTGTCCTTAATACGTTATCTTCACAATGATATtggaatttttgaaactttcttGAATTGCCCTTTTTCTTTGACCAACTTCAATCCTTGTCGGGAATCAACCTTCCTTAGCATCAACCTTCCTTAGTTATAGGCTACACTCAAACTAACCATCACAATAATGTGGATAACCTTAAACACATTaatctattttttattaatatatAGAAACTCAGAACCTCCTACTTATAATCCCTCTCACTTTATCTCTCAACCTAATTCTCCTCTAAACACATTAtatctatttttccttttctcattgAGAATATTGTGGGTC
Proteins encoded:
- the LOC113758553 gene encoding 21 kDa protein-like yields the protein MDTHQRPLILLTTFLLLLLHHPTSTHSLTDPTTYSTPAAAPTTTSAPTPPATTTTYPTNKDTEFIRSSCASTRYPDECYNSLSGYASAVQQNPARLARVAIAVSLSRARLEATYFSNLSKEADYGADHRVSAAIHDCFSTFSDAVDQVRGSLNQMRHLVPAGSSETFRFQMSNVQTWMSAALTNEDTCTDGFDGVSDGPTKKDVFDRVHRAEAVTSNALALVNSYANTVAADSNFP